The proteins below are encoded in one region of Tessaracoccus aquimaris:
- a CDS encoding prolyl oligopeptidase family serine peptidase yields the protein MHEIDEFGWLEDVEGDESLAWVRERNAEAESELAGDAGFADLEAQLRTIFDSDQQIPMVTKRGDRYYNFWRDAEHPRGIWRRTTLESYRTPTPEWETVLDLDALNEAEGENWVWHGVETLRPEHPRVLIDLSRGGADADVTREFDLDTLSFVEDGFSRPESKGTLTWRDADSVFLVSALGPDTVNRAGYARTARVWHRGTPMSEAEIVFEGPADNVGYGIHALRDHTPGYERDLLLHYLDNRDSHLYLGDAHGGYARLDAPASAIARVHRDWLALELRDPWVLGDVTHPAGSLLIGRLDAYLAGGRDLTALFTPTDTSALADVTFTRDHVVLNVLTDVASSLTVATPTDHGWATRPLPGVPRLGTIHAGAVDDEESNAVWLVVTDYLTPTSLLLTDLDADEAPETLKSEPAFFDATGLAVTQRFATSDDGTRVPYFLVARDDLPLDGSTPTLLYGYGGFEISLTPGYAPSVGKGWLECGGGFVVANIRGGGEYGPRWHQAALRENRHRAYEDFAAVARDLVATGVTTAERLGVRGGSNGGLLTGNMLTQYPELFGAVVIQVPLLDMRRYSHLLAGASWMGEYGDPDDPGDWDFIQGFSPYHLVDAERSYPPALLLTSTRDDRVHPGHARKMMARLMDLGKDVRYFENIEGGHGGAADNGQRAHMEALYLTFLRGQLAL from the coding sequence ATGCATGAGATTGATGAGTTCGGTTGGCTCGAAGACGTCGAGGGTGACGAGTCCCTCGCCTGGGTCCGCGAACGCAACGCGGAGGCAGAGTCCGAACTGGCCGGCGACGCAGGGTTCGCCGACCTCGAGGCCCAACTCAGGACCATCTTCGACTCCGACCAGCAGATCCCCATGGTCACCAAGCGCGGCGACCGGTACTACAACTTCTGGCGCGACGCCGAGCACCCGCGCGGCATCTGGCGGCGCACCACCCTGGAGAGCTACCGCACCCCGACGCCCGAGTGGGAGACGGTCCTCGACCTCGACGCCCTCAACGAGGCCGAGGGTGAGAACTGGGTGTGGCACGGCGTCGAGACGCTTCGTCCCGAGCATCCCCGCGTCCTGATCGACCTGTCGCGCGGCGGCGCCGACGCAGACGTCACCCGCGAGTTCGACCTCGACACCCTGAGCTTCGTCGAGGACGGCTTCTCCCGGCCCGAGTCCAAGGGCACCCTGACCTGGCGCGACGCCGACTCGGTGTTCCTGGTCTCCGCCCTCGGCCCCGACACAGTCAACCGCGCTGGCTACGCCCGCACCGCGCGCGTCTGGCACCGCGGCACCCCGATGAGCGAGGCCGAGATCGTCTTCGAGGGCCCGGCCGACAACGTCGGCTACGGCATCCACGCCCTCCGCGACCACACGCCGGGCTACGAGCGCGACCTGCTGCTGCACTACCTCGACAACCGCGACTCCCACCTCTACCTCGGCGATGCGCACGGCGGCTACGCGCGCCTCGACGCGCCCGCCTCCGCGATCGCCCGGGTGCACCGTGACTGGCTCGCCCTCGAACTGCGCGACCCGTGGGTGCTCGGCGACGTCACCCACCCGGCAGGCTCGCTGCTGATCGGCCGACTCGACGCCTACCTGGCAGGTGGGCGCGACCTCACCGCCCTGTTCACCCCCACCGACACCTCGGCGCTGGCCGACGTCACCTTCACCCGCGACCACGTCGTACTCAACGTGCTCACCGACGTCGCCAGTTCGCTCACCGTCGCCACCCCGACCGACCACGGCTGGGCCACCCGTCCGCTGCCGGGCGTCCCGCGGTTGGGCACCATCCACGCTGGCGCCGTCGACGACGAAGAGTCCAACGCCGTCTGGCTCGTGGTCACCGACTACCTGACTCCCACCTCGCTGCTGCTCACCGACCTCGACGCCGACGAGGCCCCCGAGACGCTGAAGTCCGAGCCGGCCTTCTTCGACGCGACCGGGCTGGCCGTCACGCAGCGCTTCGCCACCTCCGACGACGGCACGCGCGTTCCCTACTTCCTCGTCGCCCGCGACGACCTGCCCCTCGACGGCAGCACGCCGACGCTGCTGTACGGCTACGGCGGCTTCGAGATCTCGCTGACGCCCGGCTACGCGCCCTCCGTCGGCAAGGGCTGGCTCGAGTGCGGCGGAGGCTTCGTCGTCGCCAACATCCGCGGCGGCGGCGAGTACGGCCCCCGCTGGCACCAGGCCGCGCTCCGCGAGAACCGGCACCGCGCCTACGAGGACTTCGCCGCGGTCGCCCGCGACCTCGTCGCGACCGGCGTCACCACGGCCGAGCGCCTCGGCGTGCGCGGCGGCAGCAACGGCGGCCTGCTGACCGGCAACATGCTCACGCAGTACCCGGAACTGTTCGGGGCCGTCGTCATCCAGGTGCCGCTGCTCGACATGCGCCGCTACAGCCATCTCCTGGCGGGCGCGTCCTGGATGGGCGAGTACGGCGACCCCGACGACCCGGGCGACTGGGACTTCATCCAGGGCTTCTCGCCCTATCACCTCGTCGACGCGGAGCGCTCCTACCCGCCAGCGCTGCTGCTGACGTCGACGCGCGACGACCGCGTCCACCCGGGCCACGCCCGCAAGATGATGGCCCGACTGATGGACCTCGGTAAGGACGTGCGCTACTTCGAGAACATCGAGGGCGGCCACGGGGGAGCGGCCGACAACGGCCAGCGCGCGCACATGGAGGCGCTCTACCTCACCTTCCTGCGCGGCCAACTCGCGCTCTGA
- a CDS encoding helix-turn-helix domain-containing protein, giving the protein MTAPQSPLRTPGPTEDPGPLWRELVGDVLRESRLAGEQRLVDVARRAGVSAQYLSEVERGLKDPSSELLGAVAGALDLTVLDVASRVLARQASTLTAASAARAPRGAFCLAA; this is encoded by the coding sequence ATGACGGCACCGCAATCGCCCCTCCGAACGCCCGGACCCACCGAGGACCCGGGTCCGCTGTGGCGCGAACTCGTCGGCGACGTGCTGCGCGAGTCACGACTCGCGGGCGAGCAGCGCCTCGTCGACGTCGCCCGCCGCGCCGGGGTCTCGGCCCAGTACCTGTCCGAGGTGGAGCGCGGCCTGAAGGACCCCTCATCCGAACTGCTCGGCGCGGTGGCGGGCGCGCTCGACCTGACGGTCCTTGACGTCGCCTCCCGGGTGCTCGCACGGCAGGCCAGCACGCTGACCGCCGCGTCAGCCGCACGCGCGCCGCGCGGGGCCTTCTGCCTCGCGGCCTGA
- a CDS encoding ClpP family protease has product MSGYPIPYVSTRTERGERTTDIYSRLLADRILYLGTPIDDGVANAVIAQLIHLESDAPDTPISLYLNSPGGSITAMLAIYDAMQFVRPRVETTCVGQAVATAAVLLAGGAKGYRQILPHGRVVLHQPAAESRGTIPDLILEAEEVERTRSLLEELLAEHTGRSADQVREDTERDLVLTPERALEYGIVDAVLSSRP; this is encoded by the coding sequence ATGAGCGGCTATCCGATCCCGTACGTCTCGACGCGCACCGAACGGGGCGAGCGGACCACCGACATCTACTCGCGCCTGCTGGCCGACCGGATCCTGTACCTCGGGACGCCCATCGACGACGGGGTCGCCAACGCCGTGATCGCGCAACTCATCCACCTCGAGTCCGACGCCCCGGACACGCCGATCAGCCTGTACCTGAACTCCCCCGGAGGCTCCATCACGGCGATGCTCGCCATCTACGACGCGATGCAGTTCGTCAGGCCGCGCGTCGAGACGACCTGCGTCGGGCAGGCGGTCGCGACCGCTGCCGTGCTGCTCGCGGGTGGGGCGAAGGGATACCGCCAGATCCTGCCGCACGGCCGCGTGGTCCTGCACCAGCCTGCCGCGGAGAGCAGGGGCACGATCCCCGACCTGATCCTGGAGGCCGAGGAGGTCGAGCGGACGCGCAGCCTGCTGGAGGAGTTGCTCGCGGAACACACGGGCCGCAGCGCCGACCAGGTCCGCGAGGACACCGAACGGGACCTGGTGCTGACGCCGGAACGCGCCCTCGAGTACGGCATCGTCGACGCCGTGTTGTCGTCGCGGCCGTAA
- a CDS encoding ClpP family protease, with amino-acid sequence MTENPLTALDDRLAARLLEQRTLVLGSALDDTLGNRLCAALILLATEDPTSDIYLWINSPGGSVPAMLAIRDTMRLIPNTVRTVNLGMAYSAGQFLLSAGSPGSRFALAHSRVLLHQGSAGFGGSAGDVAIQADGLRSTRDTVLALIAADTGQDVAQVERDSRRDRWFGAEEALGYGFVDRVVTSLDEIRPRPRQAIGLGAAA; translated from the coding sequence ATGACTGAGAACCCACTCACCGCCCTCGACGACCGGCTTGCCGCCCGGCTCCTCGAGCAGCGCACCCTGGTGCTCGGCTCGGCGCTGGACGACACGCTCGGAAACCGGCTGTGCGCCGCGCTGATCCTGCTCGCGACCGAGGACCCCACCTCCGACATCTACCTCTGGATCAACTCGCCGGGCGGCTCGGTGCCAGCGATGCTCGCGATCCGCGACACCATGCGGCTGATCCCGAACACGGTGCGCACCGTCAACCTCGGCATGGCCTACAGCGCAGGCCAGTTCCTGCTCAGCGCCGGCTCCCCCGGCAGTCGGTTCGCGCTCGCGCACTCGCGGGTGCTGCTCCACCAGGGGTCGGCGGGCTTCGGCGGCAGCGCAGGAGACGTGGCGATCCAGGCCGACGGGCTGCGCTCCACGCGCGACACCGTGCTCGCTCTGATCGCGGCCGACACGGGCCAGGACGTCGCCCAGGTCGAGCGGGACTCGCGGCGCGACCGCTGGTTCGGGGCCGAGGAGGCGCTCGGGTACGGCTTCGTCGACCGGGTCGTCACCTCGCTCGACGAGATCCGGCCGCGGCCACGTCAGGCGATCGGCCTGGGGGCCGCGGCATGA
- a CDS encoding lysophospholipid acyltransferase family protein — MLKPHFDETNREPAPRAYRALAAIARLVIPLRARTRWSGQQHIPTSGPAIVVANHISNVDPVLLGEFLIWNGRWPRFLGKASIWKVPVLGWIIAKADQIPVYRDSQRAAESLVHATEALDAGKLVAIYPEGTITADPDGWPMTGRRGAATLALASGAPVIPVVQVGADQILGGRHVSLRGLFGRRKDVSVTAGPPIDLTRYLGLEPTKQVLDEVTDLFLDTLTSMRAQVTGLTPPAGRFDLRQGRRVEQVTGPDE, encoded by the coding sequence ATGCTCAAGCCGCACTTCGACGAGACGAACCGGGAGCCCGCGCCTCGGGCCTACCGCGCGCTCGCGGCCATCGCCCGGCTCGTCATCCCGCTGCGCGCCCGGACCCGCTGGTCGGGGCAGCAGCACATCCCCACGAGCGGCCCCGCGATCGTGGTGGCCAACCACATCTCCAACGTCGACCCGGTCCTGCTCGGCGAGTTCCTGATCTGGAACGGCCGATGGCCCCGCTTCCTGGGTAAGGCCAGCATCTGGAAGGTGCCCGTGCTCGGCTGGATCATCGCAAAGGCCGACCAGATCCCCGTCTACCGCGACTCGCAGCGCGCCGCCGAGTCGCTCGTCCACGCCACGGAGGCGCTCGACGCGGGCAAACTCGTCGCCATCTACCCGGAGGGCACCATCACGGCCGACCCCGACGGCTGGCCCATGACCGGGCGACGCGGTGCCGCCACCCTCGCGCTCGCCAGCGGCGCGCCAGTGATCCCCGTCGTGCAGGTGGGGGCCGACCAGATCCTCGGCGGCCGCCACGTGTCGCTGAGGGGCCTCTTCGGTCGGCGCAAGGACGTCTCGGTGACGGCGGGCCCGCCGATCGACCTGACGCGCTACCTGGGCCTCGAGCCGACCAAGCAGGTGCTCGACGAGGTCACCGACCTGTTCCTGGACACCCTCACCTCGATGCGTGCCCAGGTGACCGGCCTGACGCCCCCCGCGGGCCGGTTCGATCTGAGGCAGGGGCGACGCGTCGAGCAGGTGACGGGCCCCGACGAGTAA
- a CDS encoding D-alanine--D-alanine ligase family protein — MSSRKRVALIFGGQSSEHGISCLTASSVLKAIDKERFEVVGVGISATGRWSQVPLEVIADYQIVDGVAPQVAEPDREAVWMVGENGCEVATRDGGSLVDIHGVDVAFALLHGPYGEDGTIQGLFEMMGIRYVGSGVTASAIGMDKHFMKVAFEAAGLPVYPYVVATALRLEQDRAHVIDEINKLSYPLFVKPARGGSSIGISRVTDPSQLDAAIAEAQRFDPKIVVEQGFIGARELECAVLGNPAAPLGCDASVIGEIRVQAADGFYDYEAKYFDEDGAALDAPADIPEELSERLRRLAKQSFVAVDAEGLVRSDFFVLGDEIYINEVNTMPGFTQISMFPTLWQVGGMSYPDLVGRLIDLALERPVGLR, encoded by the coding sequence GTGAGTTCACGCAAGCGCGTCGCGCTGATCTTCGGCGGCCAGTCGTCCGAGCACGGCATCTCGTGCCTGACGGCGTCCTCCGTCTTGAAGGCCATCGACAAGGAGCGCTTCGAGGTCGTCGGGGTCGGAATCTCGGCGACCGGCCGCTGGTCGCAGGTCCCGCTTGAGGTCATCGCCGACTACCAGATCGTCGACGGCGTCGCTCCGCAGGTCGCCGAGCCCGACCGCGAGGCCGTCTGGATGGTCGGGGAGAACGGCTGCGAGGTCGCCACCCGCGACGGTGGGTCGCTCGTCGACATCCACGGCGTCGACGTTGCCTTCGCGCTGCTGCACGGCCCCTACGGCGAGGACGGCACCATCCAGGGCCTGTTCGAGATGATGGGCATCCGCTACGTCGGCAGCGGCGTCACCGCCTCGGCGATCGGCATGGACAAGCACTTCATGAAGGTCGCCTTCGAGGCCGCCGGGCTGCCCGTCTACCCCTACGTCGTCGCGACGGCGCTCCGCCTCGAGCAGGACCGCGCTCACGTCATCGACGAGATCAACAAGCTGAGCTACCCGCTGTTCGTCAAGCCCGCCCGCGGCGGCTCGTCGATCGGGATCTCCCGGGTCACCGACCCGTCCCAACTCGACGCCGCCATCGCGGAGGCGCAGCGGTTCGACCCCAAGATCGTCGTCGAGCAGGGCTTCATCGGCGCCCGCGAACTGGAGTGCGCGGTGCTCGGCAACCCGGCCGCGCCGCTGGGCTGTGACGCCTCCGTGATCGGCGAGATCCGCGTCCAGGCCGCGGACGGGTTCTACGACTACGAGGCCAAATACTTCGACGAGGACGGCGCGGCCCTCGATGCCCCCGCCGACATCCCCGAGGAGCTCTCCGAGCGGCTCCGGCGCCTCGCCAAGCAGTCCTTCGTCGCCGTCGACGCCGAGGGCCTGGTTCGCTCCGACTTCTTCGTGCTCGGCGACGAGATCTACATCAACGAGGTCAACACCATGCCCGGCTTCACGCAGATCTCGATGTTCCCGACGCTGTGGCAGGTGGGCGGCATGAGCTACCCCGACCTGGTGGGCCGGCTCATCGACCTGGCGCTCGAGCGCCCCGTGGGGCTTCGCTGA
- a CDS encoding thiamine-phosphate kinase: MSAEFELIDRITRDLSVGDDVMLSVGDDAAVLRFSGDTVVTTDLLIENVHFKRQWSSARAVGRKAVAVNVSDVEAMGARPSSVVVALAFPKDLDQEWVAEFEDGVKEECATAGVSLVGGDLSSASAIAICVTAIGDLEGRRPITRGGAKAGEVVAVKGNLGWSAAGLTVLQRGFGSPKDMVAEHLTPSVPYGQGIVASDAGATAMLDISDGLLADLGHLCERSGVGIDVDTSLLEIPDGVSRVAAATGKNPLGFVIAGGEDHALAATFRNEAVVPKGWRVVGTVNDSGAVTVDGEPWEGSAGWDHFA; encoded by the coding sequence GTGTCCGCCGAGTTTGAACTCATCGACCGGATCACCCGCGACCTGAGCGTCGGCGACGACGTGATGCTGTCGGTCGGCGACGACGCGGCCGTGCTGCGCTTCTCCGGCGACACGGTCGTCACCACCGACCTGCTGATCGAGAACGTGCACTTCAAGCGTCAGTGGTCCTCGGCGCGCGCCGTCGGACGCAAGGCGGTCGCCGTCAACGTCTCCGACGTCGAGGCGATGGGGGCGCGTCCCTCGTCGGTCGTCGTCGCTCTCGCGTTCCCGAAGGACCTCGACCAGGAGTGGGTCGCCGAGTTCGAGGACGGCGTCAAAGAGGAGTGCGCCACCGCGGGTGTCAGCCTGGTCGGGGGCGACCTCAGCAGCGCGTCCGCCATCGCCATCTGCGTGACCGCCATCGGCGACCTCGAGGGCCGCCGCCCCATCACCCGCGGCGGCGCGAAGGCCGGCGAGGTCGTCGCAGTGAAGGGCAACCTGGGCTGGTCGGCGGCCGGGCTCACCGTGCTGCAGCGCGGCTTCGGGTCGCCGAAGGACATGGTCGCCGAGCACCTGACGCCGAGCGTGCCCTACGGCCAGGGCATCGTCGCGAGCGACGCGGGCGCCACGGCCATGCTCGACATCTCCGACGGACTGCTCGCCGACCTCGGCCACCTGTGCGAGCGCTCCGGCGTCGGGATCGACGTGGACACGAGCCTCCTCGAGATCCCCGACGGCGTCTCCCGGGTCGCTGCGGCAACCGGCAAGAACCCGCTCGGGTTCGTGATCGCCGGGGGAGAGGATCACGCGCTCGCCGCGACCTTCCGCAACGAGGCCGTCGTGCCGAAGGGCTGGCGCGTCGTCGGAACCGTCAACGACTCCGGGGCCGTCACGGTCGACGGCGAGCCATGGGAGGGCTCGGCGGGCTGGGACCACTTCGCCTGA
- a CDS encoding FtsK/SpoIIIE family DNA translocase: MASRGTSSSARNTSTSTRSKSTSGAARSPSKKPAPRPTTRSSSAATKRTTAQTKVMPKQGPGVGITILKGIGKAFAGLAHGVGWVARSFGGAAKDVDPKLRRDGWGLLLLALGIIVAARFWFALPGPVGNGLGIAISTVFGSLSVVVPAVLLYGAWRVLRHPREVEVAPRTGLGWTLITLGVLGLVHIARGLPLPTDMDAVRAAGGVVGYVSSSILTDLLTAWVSVPILSIITLFGVLIVIGRPLNEIVRGIGALFGSLVERDDEPKEKLKLGVDVPYDTPLIEDPVEHLDDEVYEPSEDFYLPPADPEPEPEPVKSRPAAGLPKDEPRDLEPPQHTPAPPRAEQLQLSGDIAYLLPEEQLLKSGTKPKARTESSDKVVRQLAAVLTEFEIDARVTGYTRGPTVTRYEVELGSAIKVSKVTGLADNIAYAVGSNEIRILTPIPGKSAIGIEIPNLDKEVVSLGDVLRSQKAKSDHHPMTVGLGKDVEGGFVLANMAKMPHLLVAGATGSGKSSFINSLITSIMMRSTPDEVRLLLVDPKRVELNQYEGIPHLVTPIITSPKKAAEALAWVVREMDMRYDDLAAFGFRHVDDFNKAVRAGQVKVPEGSERVLTPYPYLLVVVDELADLMMVAPRDVEESVVRITQLARAAGIHLVLATQRPSTDVVTGLIKANVPSRLAFATSSMTDSRVILDQPGAEKLVGKGDGLFLPMGAGKPIRVQGAWVNESEIREIVGFISEQLQPNYREDVTVAAGAEKKVVDDIGDDMELVLDACRLVVELQLGSTSMLQRKLRVGFAKAGRLMDILESRGVVGPSEGSKAREVLVKPDDLDDVLVNLSAG, from the coding sequence ATGGCGTCCCGCGGAACTTCCTCCTCAGCGCGGAATACCAGCACTTCGACGCGCTCGAAAAGCACGTCCGGCGCTGCACGTTCCCCCAGCAAGAAACCGGCCCCACGGCCGACGACCCGTTCGTCGTCGGCCGCGACCAAGCGCACCACGGCGCAGACCAAGGTGATGCCGAAGCAGGGCCCCGGCGTGGGAATCACGATCCTCAAGGGCATCGGCAAGGCGTTCGCGGGCCTGGCCCACGGCGTCGGGTGGGTCGCGCGCAGCTTCGGTGGCGCCGCCAAGGACGTCGATCCTAAGCTCCGCCGCGACGGCTGGGGCCTGCTGCTGCTCGCGCTCGGCATCATCGTGGCCGCGCGCTTCTGGTTCGCGCTGCCCGGCCCCGTCGGCAACGGCCTCGGGATCGCCATCTCCACCGTCTTCGGATCGCTGTCGGTCGTGGTGCCCGCAGTGCTGCTCTACGGCGCCTGGCGCGTGCTTCGCCACCCGCGTGAGGTCGAGGTCGCACCGCGCACGGGCCTCGGCTGGACCCTGATCACGCTGGGCGTGCTCGGCCTCGTCCACATCGCCCGCGGACTGCCGCTGCCGACCGACATGGACGCCGTGCGCGCGGCAGGCGGCGTCGTCGGCTACGTCAGTTCCAGCATCCTCACCGACCTGCTCACCGCGTGGGTCTCGGTGCCGATCCTCAGCATCATCACGCTGTTCGGCGTCCTGATCGTGATCGGCAGGCCCCTCAACGAGATCGTGCGTGGCATCGGTGCCCTGTTCGGGTCGCTCGTCGAGCGCGACGACGAGCCCAAGGAGAAGCTCAAGCTGGGCGTCGACGTCCCGTACGACACGCCGCTGATCGAGGACCCGGTCGAGCATCTCGACGACGAGGTGTACGAGCCCTCCGAGGACTTCTATCTCCCGCCTGCCGACCCGGAGCCCGAGCCCGAGCCCGTCAAGTCCCGGCCCGCTGCAGGCCTCCCCAAGGACGAGCCGAGGGACCTCGAGCCACCCCAGCACACGCCCGCGCCGCCTCGGGCGGAGCAGCTCCAACTGAGCGGCGACATCGCCTACCTGCTCCCCGAGGAGCAGCTGCTCAAGTCCGGCACCAAGCCGAAGGCCCGCACCGAGTCCTCCGACAAGGTCGTGCGCCAACTCGCGGCGGTCCTGACGGAGTTCGAGATCGACGCCCGCGTCACCGGCTACACCCGTGGCCCGACAGTGACCCGCTACGAGGTCGAACTCGGGTCGGCGATCAAGGTCAGCAAGGTCACCGGCCTTGCGGACAACATCGCTTACGCCGTCGGATCCAACGAGATCCGGATCCTGACGCCGATCCCGGGTAAGTCCGCGATCGGCATCGAGATCCCGAACCTCGACAAGGAGGTCGTCAGCCTCGGCGACGTGCTCCGCTCGCAGAAGGCCAAGAGCGACCATCACCCCATGACCGTGGGCCTCGGCAAGGACGTCGAGGGAGGCTTCGTGCTCGCCAACATGGCCAAGATGCCTCACCTTCTCGTGGCGGGCGCGACCGGCTCCGGAAAGTCGAGCTTCATCAACTCGCTGATCACCTCGATCATGATGCGCTCAACGCCCGACGAGGTGCGCCTGCTACTCGTCGACCCGAAGCGCGTCGAGCTGAACCAGTACGAGGGCATCCCGCACCTCGTCACCCCCATCATCACCAGCCCCAAGAAGGCCGCGGAGGCCCTCGCGTGGGTGGTGCGTGAGATGGACATGCGCTACGACGACCTCGCCGCGTTCGGCTTCCGCCACGTCGACGACTTCAACAAGGCCGTCCGTGCGGGTCAGGTGAAGGTGCCGGAGGGGTCAGAGCGGGTGCTGACGCCGTACCCGTACCTGCTCGTGGTGGTCGACGAGCTCGCCGACCTCATGATGGTCGCCCCGCGCGACGTCGAGGAGTCGGTCGTGCGGATCACCCAGCTCGCGCGTGCCGCGGGCATCCACCTGGTGCTCGCCACGCAGCGCCCCTCCACCGACGTCGTGACGGGCCTCATCAAGGCCAACGTGCCGTCGCGCCTCGCGTTCGCCACGTCGTCGATGACCGACTCCCGCGTCATCCTCGACCAGCCCGGCGCCGAGAAGCTCGTCGGCAAGGGCGACGGGCTGTTCCTGCCGATGGGCGCGGGCAAGCCGATCCGCGTGCAGGGCGCCTGGGTCAACGAGTCCGAGATCCGCGAGATCGTCGGCTTCATCAGCGAACAGTTGCAGCCCAACTACCGCGAGGACGTCACCGTCGCGGCCGGGGCGGAGAAGAAGGTCGTCGACGACATCGGCGACGACATGGAACTCGTCCTCGACGCCTGCCGGCTTGTCGTCGAACTGCAGCTCGGGTCGACCTCGATGCTGCAACGCAAGCTCCGCGTCGGCTTCGCCAAGGCAGGCCGCCTCATGGACATCCTCGAGAGCAGGGGAGTGGTCGGCCCGTCGGAAGGCTCGAAGGCGCGCGAGGTGCTCGTCAAGCCCGACGACCTGGACGACGTTCTGGTGAACCTTTCGGCGGGCTGA
- the rimO gene encoding 30S ribosomal protein S12 methylthiotransferase RimO — translation MSTPLRSVHIASLGCARNDVDSEELAARLELGGFVLVDDAEDAETVVVNTCGFVEQAKKDSIDTLLAAADLKDDGVVKSVVAVGCMAERYGVELAQSLPEADAVFGFDAYTDIADRLRSILDGEKPISHVPRDRRKLLPLTPSARPAAAAGIATPGHAPLPDGLAPQSGPPTLRRRLGRGPSASLKIASGCDRRCAFCAIPAFRGSYLSRPLDELEAEARWLVEDGVKEVFLVSENTSSYGKDLGSDHRLERLLERLSAVDGLEWIRVSYLQPAEIRPGLIDAMFGIDKVVPYFDLSFQHASKSVLRSMRRFGDPDSFLSLIGMIRSRSPHAGIRSNVIAGFPGETEADVEILRQFIIDANLDVLGVFGYSDEEGTEGADLAGHLPEEEIEERRAMLADVAIEVCEARADDRIGEDVIVLVEEADGTGRAMHQAPETDGVVTLDLPAAVGDIISARVTDSDGIDLIAEAK, via the coding sequence ATGTCTACGCCACTGAGATCGGTCCACATCGCGTCGCTCGGCTGCGCCCGCAACGACGTCGACTCCGAGGAGCTCGCCGCACGGCTCGAGCTCGGGGGTTTCGTGCTGGTCGACGACGCCGAGGACGCCGAGACGGTGGTGGTCAACACCTGCGGCTTCGTCGAGCAGGCCAAGAAGGACTCGATCGACACGCTGCTGGCCGCCGCCGACCTCAAGGACGACGGCGTGGTGAAGTCCGTGGTCGCCGTCGGCTGCATGGCGGAACGCTACGGCGTCGAACTTGCCCAGTCGCTTCCGGAGGCCGACGCGGTGTTCGGCTTCGACGCCTACACCGACATCGCCGACCGGCTGCGCTCCATCCTCGACGGCGAGAAGCCGATCTCGCACGTCCCACGCGACCGCCGCAAGCTGCTGCCCCTCACCCCGTCGGCCCGCCCTGCCGCAGCGGCGGGCATCGCCACGCCGGGCCACGCGCCGCTCCCCGACGGGCTGGCCCCGCAGAGCGGCCCGCCGACGCTGCGCCGCAGGCTTGGGCGCGGCCCATCAGCGTCGCTGAAGATCGCCTCCGGCTGCGACCGGCGCTGCGCATTCTGCGCCATCCCCGCCTTCCGTGGCAGCTACCTGTCGCGCCCCCTTGACGAGTTGGAGGCGGAGGCCCGCTGGCTCGTCGAGGACGGCGTCAAGGAGGTCTTCCTCGTCTCGGAGAACACCTCGTCCTACGGCAAGGACCTCGGCTCGGACCATCGCCTTGAGCGACTGCTGGAGCGTCTCTCCGCGGTGGACGGGCTCGAATGGATCCGGGTGTCCTACCTGCAGCCCGCCGAGATCCGCCCAGGGCTGATCGACGCCATGTTCGGCATCGACAAGGTGGTGCCCTACTTCGACCTCAGCTTCCAGCACGCGTCCAAGTCGGTGCTGCGCTCGATGCGACGGTTCGGCGACCCGGACAGCTTCCTGTCGCTGATCGGCATGATCCGCTCCCGCTCGCCCCACGCTGGCATCCGCAGCAACGTCATCGCGGGATTCCCCGGCGAGACCGAGGCCGACGTGGAGATCCTGCGGCAGTTCATCATCGACGCGAACCTCGACGTGCTCGGCGTCTTCGGCTACTCCGACGAGGAGGGCACCGAGGGGGCCGACCTCGCCGGTCACCTGCCGGAGGAGGAGATCGAGGAGCGCCGCGCGATGCTCGCCGACGTTGCCATCGAGGTCTGCGAGGCCCGTGCGGACGACCGGATCGGCGAGGACGTGATCGTGCTCGTTGAGGAGGCCGACGGCACCGGTCGCGCCATGCACCAGGCGCCCGAGACCGACGGCGTCGTGACCCTCGACCTGCCCGCAGCCGTGGGCGACATCATCTCCGCCCGCGTGACCGACTCGGACGGCATCGACCTGATCGCGGAGGCGAAGTGA